A part of Nesterenkonia lutea genomic DNA contains:
- a CDS encoding DUF3253 domain-containing protein codes for MDEPDSAISDRDMESAILRLLAKRAESATICPSDAARALGGEKWRDQMDAARAAARRLEAVGVVDITQGGEVVDPATARGPIRIRRRPVVVREVRSNSRFGSVDI; via the coding sequence ATGGACGAGCCAGATTCCGCAATATCCGACCGCGATATGGAGAGCGCGATACTCAGGCTGCTCGCGAAGCGTGCCGAATCGGCGACGATCTGCCCCTCCGATGCCGCTCGTGCCCTCGGCGGTGAAAAATGGCGGGACCAGATGGATGCCGCCCGGGCGGCGGCGCGACGCCTCGAGGCCGTCGGCGTCGTAGACATCACGCAAGGCGGTGAAGTGGTCGATCCCGCAACCGCACGGGGCCCCATCCGCATCCGTCGCCGACCTGTCGTTGTCCGGGAGGTGCGGTCAAACTCACGCTTCGGTAGCGTCGACATATGA
- a CDS encoding DUF2306 domain-containing protein — protein sequence MKSAQEKPTREWMIAAGLLLLALVPSLAGGVRLGEIAAGGPETPANSRFMQFPLPVALHIMAALIYSILGAFQFLPSLRRRRLRWHMFAGRFLVLPSGVIVAVTGLWMTAIYRMPPVDGPALAASRCVVGLAMLAFLGMAVTAVARRDYRTHGEWMIRAYALALGAGTQVLTSAPFMIAFGPPDELARLIQMDAGWLLNALAAELIIRRRRSRAATTSPALRLSS from the coding sequence ATGAAGAGCGCACAAGAGAAGCCCACCCGCGAGTGGATGATCGCCGCCGGCCTGCTTCTGCTGGCCCTTGTACCTTCCCTCGCCGGTGGCGTCCGTCTGGGAGAGATCGCCGCCGGAGGCCCGGAGACGCCAGCCAACAGCCGCTTCATGCAGTTTCCCCTGCCGGTGGCCCTGCACATCATGGCTGCACTGATCTATTCGATCCTCGGTGCGTTCCAGTTTCTACCTTCCCTTCGCCGGCGCCGCCTCAGGTGGCACATGTTCGCGGGCAGGTTCCTGGTGCTGCCCTCTGGCGTGATCGTGGCAGTCACCGGGTTGTGGATGACCGCGATCTACCGGATGCCACCTGTCGACGGACCCGCATTGGCAGCCTCACGCTGCGTCGTCGGGCTCGCGATGCTTGCATTCCTGGGGATGGCTGTCACAGCGGTCGCGCGTCGCGACTATCGGACCCATGGGGAATGGATGATCCGAGCCTATGCGTTGGCGCTCGGGGCCGGCACACAGGTCCTGACCTCCGCACCGTTCATGATTGCTTTCGGTCCACCGGACGAGCTTGCCCGGCTGATTCAGATGGATGCCGGCTGGCTGCTCAACGCCCTGGCCGCGGAGCTGATCATTCGCCGGCGCCGTTCACGAGCAGCGACGACCAGCCCTGCCCTTAGGCTGAGCTCATGA
- a CDS encoding response regulator transcription factor — translation MITVLIAEDQPSVREGLAMLVDTASDLRVIGQAADGTEAVRLARQLRPDVVLMDIRMPGLDGLGATRQLAGPEQSTPLAVVIVTTFDLDEYVHEALRSGARGFLLKDAGPVLIGEAIRAAAAGDALISPRITTRLLETFARPSRRRPAQHLTSREEEVLHLVATGMTNTEIGAELHLSLGTVKTHIGGVLTKLGLRNRVEAAMWAYETGRVQR, via the coding sequence GTGATCACCGTACTGATCGCCGAGGACCAGCCGAGTGTGCGTGAAGGCCTGGCGATGCTTGTGGACACAGCCTCAGACCTTCGCGTCATCGGTCAGGCCGCTGACGGAACCGAAGCGGTCCGGCTGGCCCGTCAGCTCCGGCCTGATGTGGTGCTGATGGACATCCGCATGCCCGGCTTGGATGGGCTCGGGGCCACCCGCCAGCTTGCCGGACCCGAGCAGTCCACGCCGCTCGCCGTGGTCATCGTCACCACCTTCGACCTGGACGAGTACGTGCATGAAGCGCTGCGGTCCGGTGCACGGGGCTTCCTGCTCAAGGACGCAGGCCCCGTCTTGATCGGTGAGGCCATCCGCGCAGCCGCCGCTGGAGACGCATTGATCTCGCCCCGCATCACCACACGACTGCTTGAGACGTTCGCCCGACCCAGCCGACGACGACCGGCACAGCACCTGACCTCGCGTGAGGAGGAGGTGCTTCACCTGGTGGCGACCGGGATGACCAACACAGAGATCGGCGCTGAACTTCACCTCTCACTGGGGACCGTCAAGACCCATATCGGTGGCGTCCTGACGAAGCTGGGGCTGCGCAACCGCGTCGAGGCGGCGATGTGGGCCTACGAGACGGGACGCGTTCAGCGCTGA
- a CDS encoding methylated-DNA--[protein]-cysteine S-methyltransferase: protein MTLLKKYLHHMTLATPDGPFSVIADQDHVLASGWTPDISALIELIHPALRQGSAAKTEMGDIGGHRVLAQAKQSVEAYYTGDTAAVDSVPVHQRSGPFREHAWAVLREIEAGQSLSYAEYARRAGSPAAIRAAAGACAKNAAALFVPCHRIIRTDGGLGGFRYGLEIKQSLLQREAAPAPSLRADPRLASPAR, encoded by the coding sequence ATGACACTTCTGAAGAAGTACCTGCACCACATGACACTCGCCACACCTGATGGTCCCTTCAGCGTGATCGCGGATCAGGACCACGTGCTCGCCTCGGGGTGGACGCCGGACATCTCGGCGCTGATCGAGCTCATCCACCCCGCACTGCGGCAGGGCTCTGCGGCGAAGACGGAGATGGGCGACATCGGCGGGCATCGAGTGCTCGCCCAGGCGAAGCAGTCCGTCGAGGCCTATTACACCGGTGACACCGCCGCAGTGGACAGCGTGCCGGTGCATCAGCGCTCCGGGCCCTTCCGTGAGCATGCCTGGGCGGTGCTGCGGGAGATCGAGGCAGGTCAGTCGCTCAGCTATGCCGAGTATGCCCGGCGCGCGGGCAGCCCGGCAGCGATCCGCGCCGCGGCGGGAGCCTGCGCGAAGAACGCGGCCGCGCTGTTCGTGCCCTGTCACCGGATCATCCGCACCGACGGCGGGCTCGGCGGCTTCCGCTACGGGCTGGAGATCAAACAGAGCCTGCTGCAGCGGGAAGCTGCCCCGGCACCGTCTCTCCGCGCAGATCCCAGGCTCGCGTCGCCTGCACGGTGA
- a CDS encoding sensor histidine kinase: MTTASRTPLGDLWRKAAGPTSGPRALDALWTGVFIALAVFEAVLRSDLDWPGTIAAVTIGLLALLPWRRTHPFAGVATIFLTTTIFQVIQRLENVGPDTLASTLPLLAFPYSLFRWGSGRARAAGAPLLALGVLLSTVFSSESETVAAGLAGTSIVGALAALGALNRERAAARVREIERTRARERESLARDLHDTVSHHFSAIAIRAQVAGLQDADAPTAASLRMIEREAQEALRQMRELVSVLRVPVEFTPTSLESIAALEDSGPPAVIVRIDAAGLPATVTSTLYRIAQEGVANARRHAVEVSSVVVDLAVVENTAVLTVGDDGRGTRASGGEPRYGLIGVAERVTLLGGTFTAGPSSQGWTLRAEIPLPAAHATRKDGVSS; this comes from the coding sequence ATGACGACGGCGAGCCGCACGCCGCTGGGCGACCTATGGCGAAAGGCTGCAGGGCCGACCAGTGGACCGCGAGCGCTTGATGCCCTGTGGACGGGGGTCTTCATCGCTCTGGCGGTCTTTGAAGCCGTGCTCCGTTCAGATCTGGACTGGCCCGGGACGATTGCTGCCGTGACCATTGGGCTCCTGGCTCTCCTTCCATGGCGCCGTACACACCCATTCGCTGGCGTCGCCACGATCTTTCTCACGACCACCATCTTCCAGGTCATTCAACGTCTTGAGAACGTCGGTCCGGACACTCTGGCTTCCACCCTTCCGCTGCTCGCCTTCCCCTACTCCTTGTTTCGTTGGGGGTCGGGCCGCGCGCGTGCCGCTGGAGCACCGCTGCTGGCGTTGGGCGTCCTGCTCTCGACTGTGTTCTCCTCCGAGTCGGAGACGGTGGCAGCTGGCCTGGCCGGTACTTCGATCGTTGGGGCGCTGGCGGCCCTTGGGGCCTTGAACCGCGAACGGGCAGCGGCTCGGGTCCGAGAGATCGAGCGTACTCGGGCCAGAGAAAGGGAATCCCTGGCCCGCGACCTGCACGACACGGTCTCCCACCATTTCTCGGCCATCGCCATTCGTGCCCAAGTCGCCGGTCTTCAGGATGCAGATGCCCCGACAGCGGCGAGCCTGCGGATGATCGAGCGTGAGGCGCAAGAGGCATTGAGACAGATGCGTGAGCTGGTCAGTGTGCTGCGCGTCCCGGTCGAATTCACGCCGACATCCCTCGAGTCGATCGCCGCTCTCGAGGATTCCGGGCCCCCTGCGGTGATCGTGAGGATCGACGCTGCCGGGCTGCCCGCGACAGTCACCAGCACCTTGTATCGGATTGCGCAGGAAGGGGTCGCGAACGCGCGTCGTCATGCGGTCGAGGTGAGCAGCGTAGTTGTGGACCTGGCAGTGGTCGAGAACACCGCAGTGCTGACGGTGGGCGACGACGGCCGGGGCACGCGAGCTTCTGGCGGTGAACCCCGATACGGGCTCATCGGAGTCGCCGAACGTGTCACCCTGTTGGGCGGCACCTTCACAGCAGGTCCGAGCAGCCAGGGGTGGACTCTGCGGGCCGAGATCCCTCTGCCCGCTGCGCACGCAACACGGAAAGACGGCGTGTCGTCGTGA
- a CDS encoding NCS2 family permease, with the protein MSTQTPASQSSAPKPHGTLDRYFHITARGSSIGREVRGGLATFFAMSYIIVLNPLIIGASADSTGNFLGGGSEPNLPVVAAATSLISGLMTILMGVIGKFPMAVSSSLGLSAFITYGIVVLPGMTWADAMGLVVIEGFILLILVLTGFRSAIFNAVPGALKTAISVGIGLFIALIGMVNAGFIQNNGSTGLELGVGGSLYGWPILIFLIAMFALFAMWAAKVRGAILYSIVGATVLAITLEAVFKIGPQTAEDGTENAYGWGLTVPTLNQDWLTVPDLSLIGDFNLLGSWQSIGVVAATLAIFTLLLANFFDLLGTMVGVSNAGGIKDAEGDIPHSRRIMVADAVGTIGGGVGSTSVNSGFIESTVGVGDGARTGLANVVTGVLFLATIVLAPLAAVIPTEAASATLVLVGFLMMQQIVRIDWTDVEMAIPAFMTIVVMPFSYSITNGIGAGFISYVAIKIFRGKWAEVHPLMYVTAALFVLYFISGPIQNALGVG; encoded by the coding sequence GTGAGCACTCAGACCCCTGCCTCCCAGTCTTCTGCGCCGAAGCCCCACGGGACCCTTGATCGGTACTTCCACATCACCGCGCGCGGCTCGAGCATCGGCAGGGAGGTGCGCGGCGGCCTGGCGACGTTCTTTGCGATGTCCTACATCATCGTGCTCAACCCCCTGATCATCGGTGCCTCCGCCGACTCCACCGGGAATTTCCTCGGCGGGGGATCGGAGCCGAACCTGCCCGTCGTCGCCGCCGCGACCTCGCTGATCTCGGGACTGATGACCATCCTGATGGGTGTGATCGGCAAGTTCCCGATGGCGGTGTCCTCCTCCCTGGGACTCTCGGCCTTCATCACCTACGGCATCGTAGTGCTGCCCGGGATGACCTGGGCCGATGCCATGGGTCTGGTGGTCATCGAAGGCTTCATCCTGCTGATCCTGGTGCTCACCGGGTTCCGCTCCGCGATCTTCAACGCCGTTCCCGGCGCGCTGAAGACCGCCATCAGTGTGGGCATCGGACTGTTCATCGCGCTGATCGGCATGGTCAACGCCGGATTCATCCAGAACAACGGGAGCACCGGACTGGAGCTCGGCGTCGGCGGCTCCCTGTATGGCTGGCCCATCCTCATCTTCCTCATCGCGATGTTCGCCCTCTTCGCCATGTGGGCCGCCAAGGTCCGCGGCGCGATCCTGTACTCGATCGTGGGTGCCACGGTCCTGGCGATCACCTTGGAAGCAGTGTTCAAGATCGGGCCGCAGACCGCCGAGGACGGCACCGAGAACGCCTATGGCTGGGGCCTGACCGTGCCGACGCTGAACCAGGACTGGCTGACCGTGCCTGACCTGAGCCTGATCGGTGACTTCAACCTGCTCGGCTCCTGGCAGAGCATCGGCGTGGTCGCGGCCACGCTCGCGATCTTCACCTTGCTGCTGGCCAACTTCTTCGACCTGCTGGGCACCATGGTGGGCGTCTCCAACGCAGGCGGGATCAAGGATGCCGAGGGAGACATCCCGCATTCCCGCCGCATCATGGTGGCCGACGCCGTGGGCACCATCGGCGGCGGAGTGGGCTCCACCTCGGTGAACTCCGGCTTCATCGAGTCCACCGTGGGTGTGGGCGACGGCGCCCGGACCGGCCTGGCGAATGTGGTCACCGGCGTGCTCTTCCTGGCCACCATCGTGCTGGCCCCGCTGGCCGCGGTGATTCCCACGGAGGCCGCCTCGGCCACTCTGGTGCTGGTCGGCTTCCTGATGATGCAGCAGATCGTGCGCATCGACTGGACCGATGTCGAGATGGCGATCCCCGCCTTCATGACCATCGTGGTCATGCCCTTCTCCTACTCGATCACCAACGGCATCGGGGCAGGCTTCATCAGCTATGTGGCGATCAAGATCTTCCGCGGCAAATGGGCCGAGGTCCACCCGCTGATGTACGTCACCGCGGCGCTGTTCGTGCTCTACTTCATCTCCGGACCCATCCAGAACGCCCTCGGGGTCGGCTGA
- a CDS encoding DUF4440 domain-containing protein — MTLSLDELWTIEHDGWTSLCQGRGGTFYGELMTNDAIMILVNGTVMDRKTIAATLDGAPEWASFTLDDARLVKTGSDSAALVYRARADRGTHETAFEATMTSVYRVIAGAPRLTLYQQTTTTH, encoded by the coding sequence ATGACTCTCTCCCTCGACGAACTCTGGACCATCGAGCACGACGGATGGACATCGCTGTGTCAAGGGCGCGGGGGCACGTTCTACGGCGAGCTTATGACCAATGACGCGATCATGATCCTCGTCAACGGCACGGTCATGGATCGGAAGACGATCGCTGCAACGCTCGACGGTGCTCCGGAATGGGCATCATTCACACTCGACGATGCTCGGCTGGTGAAGACCGGGAGCGACTCCGCCGCCCTCGTATACCGCGCTCGCGCCGACCGAGGCACTCACGAGACCGCGTTCGAGGCGACCATGACGAGCGTCTATCGCGTCATCGCGGGGGCACCGCGTCTGACCCTCTACCAACAGACGACGACTACGCACTGA
- a CDS encoding oxidoreductase, with translation MNQQPWTAADLPSLDGRTVIVTGANSGVGRATATALAQAGAHVVLAVRDVHRGREAAQTMVGRTEVRQLDLADLSSVRSFAQSWTGALDILVNNAGVAGGRGTFTTDGFDMQFGTNHLGHFALTNLLLPQITDRVVTLSSGAHRAGEIHFDDLDLRRRRYSLPQAYGQSKLANLLFTLELQHRLEQAGSSVQSLAAHPGYSATSLGTQGRGKPLVSAVNLAGRLFAQTSAQGALPTLFAATQDLPGGSYIGPDGRWELQGHPTMVGRSDRAADPVLARRLWETSEKLTGVRFGLEPAAGFTFDE, from the coding sequence ATGAACCAACAACCTTGGACCGCAGCTGATCTGCCCTCCCTGGACGGCCGCACGGTCATCGTCACCGGCGCGAACAGCGGAGTGGGGCGCGCGACCGCGACCGCTCTCGCTCAGGCCGGGGCACACGTCGTTCTCGCAGTGCGCGACGTGCATCGCGGACGAGAAGCCGCCCAGACGATGGTCGGGCGCACCGAGGTTCGGCAGCTCGACCTGGCAGACCTGTCCTCGGTGCGGTCCTTTGCGCAATCCTGGACTGGTGCGCTAGACATCCTGGTCAACAATGCAGGGGTCGCAGGGGGTCGTGGAACCTTCACCACAGACGGCTTCGACATGCAGTTCGGGACCAACCATCTGGGCCACTTCGCCCTGACGAATCTGCTCCTGCCGCAGATCACCGATCGCGTCGTGACGCTGTCCTCCGGGGCGCACAGAGCGGGCGAGATCCATTTTGACGACCTGGACCTGCGCAGGCGCAGGTACTCCCTCCCGCAGGCCTATGGGCAGTCCAAACTGGCAAATCTGCTGTTCACCCTGGAACTGCAGCATCGACTGGAGCAGGCCGGTTCGAGCGTGCAGTCCCTGGCCGCACATCCGGGATACTCTGCCACCAGCCTCGGAACCCAGGGCCGCGGCAAGCCCCTGGTCAGCGCTGTGAACCTCGCGGGACGGCTCTTCGCGCAGACGAGTGCGCAAGGGGCGCTGCCGACGCTGTTTGCCGCAACGCAGGATCTCCCCGGCGGAAGCTATATCGGTCCGGACGGACGCTGGGAACTACAGGGCCACCCCACAATGGTCGGACGCTCCGACAGGGCCGCAGACCCTGTGCTCGCGCGGCGGCTGTGGGAGACCTCGGAGAAGCTCACGGGAGTTCGCTTCGGTCTCGAGCCGGCGGCGGGCTTCACCTTTGACGAGTGA
- a CDS encoding DNA polymerase III subunit alpha → MSFTHLNVASSFSSHYGTNRPQELVAAAAADGMRALAITDRDGLYGAVKHIGACVDLGIAPILGVSLAVEERGRAVVLASGAAGGYAALCQLISRAHERPQGESARVSLQDLAEFAAPTTGEVRRRLFVLAGPESEIGAAAASRDYRSTRALLRQWREVLGEALRVEVVSHLAPPGEALSTAHAVRMLSAAQVSRVTPVLTNAVRLLSTDEAATADVLDAVRVLSDLHHTSALQPTDQGWLKPAAQMQALAAEICTASTTPIAAEELLENTARLARQCELDPIRDMNWGQPKVPEATVIGIEGDPDEELRARCEEGLAEMLDAEEQAHGSSDRGPGEEQGSAAPARVRLEHELSIIADLGFAPYFLTVAEVARLIREMGVRAAARGSAVSSLVVHALGISPIDPLQHGLIFERFLSRRRSTLPDIDIDVESAERHRIYRAVFKRFGSQRVTLMSMQNAYRIRGAVRDAGLALGLPEEEIDQLAEIMWRFPAREFRRALQEKPELRSLAERIETERSSGRQQLDLLVDLSERLDRLPRHISTHPCGVILGNNDLLTLTPVERSGVNGLPMSQFDKDDMDPMGFIKLDILGVRMQSAIAYALAELERTTGEVIDMVKDVDYADPATFAMIQSTHTLGCFQIESPGQRELIGKLVPETLNDLVVDISLFRPGPMGSGMVKPYLERRHGYEDVSYPHPHLAEILDETYGVVVFHEQVLRIFDTMTDCGLDVADELRRAMSKDKSGPVEVFFREETAKRGYSAAVIDRVWEILLSFGSFGFCKAHGAAFAVPTYQSAWLKTHHPAHFLCGLFEHDPGMYPLRLLVSEARRLGIPLLPMDVNRSTSSYHVEATSVAGLPVWGIRMSLNGLKGISKTELRRIEAEQPFSSLADLRDRSRLKRSTLRDLVKVGALDCLLPEGRKGRKDLIQWVESTNLEYGRKPPTRQVQGQLSLPLGDVEIANMPTGAGELQAREIITTELDLTSLDTSGHVMEVHRPVLEAAGATFAEQLLSLRNGATVRVAGIRVATQTPPMSSGKRVVFITLDDGTGCVDLSFFEEAQYNTGECLFAAKMLMAEGTIRRTGPRAVTVQATRAWDLRGETVPGQLPAAAGSV, encoded by the coding sequence TTGAGCTTCACCCACCTGAACGTGGCCAGCTCCTTCAGCAGCCACTACGGCACCAATCGCCCCCAGGAACTGGTGGCCGCTGCCGCCGCCGATGGGATGCGAGCGCTGGCGATCACCGACCGGGACGGGCTCTACGGAGCCGTCAAGCACATCGGTGCCTGCGTGGATCTCGGCATCGCTCCTATCCTCGGCGTCAGCCTCGCGGTGGAGGAGCGCGGACGGGCCGTGGTCCTCGCCAGCGGGGCCGCCGGAGGATATGCCGCGCTGTGCCAGCTGATCTCGCGCGCCCACGAACGTCCGCAGGGTGAATCCGCGCGGGTGAGTCTGCAGGATCTTGCGGAGTTCGCCGCCCCCACCACAGGGGAGGTCCGGCGTCGGCTGTTCGTCCTCGCCGGACCAGAGAGCGAGATCGGTGCAGCCGCGGCCTCCCGGGACTACCGCAGCACCCGGGCGCTGCTGCGCCAGTGGCGCGAGGTGCTGGGGGAGGCCCTGCGCGTGGAGGTGGTCTCACATCTGGCGCCTCCCGGTGAGGCGCTCTCCACCGCCCATGCGGTGCGGATGCTCAGTGCCGCCCAGGTCAGCCGGGTCACTCCGGTGCTGACCAATGCGGTGCGGCTGTTGAGCACCGATGAGGCCGCCACCGCCGATGTGCTCGACGCCGTGCGGGTGCTCTCGGACCTGCACCACACCTCCGCGCTGCAGCCCACCGATCAGGGCTGGCTGAAGCCGGCCGCGCAGATGCAGGCCCTGGCCGCGGAGATCTGCACGGCCAGCACCACCCCCATCGCGGCGGAGGAGCTGCTGGAGAACACCGCGCGGCTGGCGCGCCAATGCGAGCTGGACCCGATCAGGGACATGAACTGGGGTCAGCCCAAGGTACCCGAGGCCACTGTGATCGGGATCGAAGGCGATCCCGATGAGGAGCTGCGCGCCCGCTGTGAAGAAGGCCTGGCCGAGATGCTGGACGCCGAGGAGCAGGCTCACGGATCCTCCGACCGGGGGCCCGGGGAAGAGCAGGGCAGCGCCGCTCCGGCACGGGTTCGGCTGGAACATGAGCTCAGCATCATCGCCGACCTCGGCTTCGCCCCTTATTTCCTGACCGTGGCCGAGGTGGCCCGGCTCATCCGCGAGATGGGTGTGCGGGCTGCGGCTCGCGGCTCGGCGGTCTCCTCCCTGGTGGTCCACGCCCTGGGGATCAGCCCCATCGACCCGCTGCAGCACGGGCTGATCTTCGAGCGCTTCCTCTCCCGCCGCCGCTCCACCCTGCCCGATATCGACATCGACGTGGAATCGGCCGAGCGGCACCGGATCTACCGGGCGGTGTTCAAGCGCTTCGGCTCCCAGCGGGTCACCCTGATGAGCATGCAGAACGCCTACCGGATCCGCGGCGCGGTCCGGGATGCCGGTCTCGCGCTGGGGCTTCCCGAGGAGGAGATCGATCAGCTGGCGGAGATCATGTGGCGCTTCCCCGCCCGGGAGTTCCGCCGCGCCCTCCAGGAGAAGCCCGAGCTGCGCAGCCTGGCGGAGCGGATCGAGACCGAACGCAGCTCCGGGCGCCAGCAGCTGGACCTGCTGGTGGACCTCTCCGAACGCCTGGACCGGCTGCCCCGGCACATCTCCACCCACCCCTGCGGCGTGATCCTCGGCAACAACGACCTGCTCACACTCACCCCGGTGGAACGCTCGGGGGTCAACGGCCTGCCGATGAGCCAGTTCGACAAGGACGACATGGACCCCATGGGGTTCATCAAGCTCGACATCCTCGGGGTGCGCATGCAGTCCGCGATCGCCTATGCGCTGGCCGAGCTTGAACGCACCACCGGGGAGGTGATCGACATGGTCAAAGACGTGGACTATGCCGACCCCGCGACCTTCGCGATGATCCAGTCCACCCATACGCTGGGCTGCTTCCAGATCGAGAGCCCCGGCCAGCGCGAGCTGATCGGCAAGCTGGTGCCCGAGACCCTCAACGACCTGGTGGTGGACATCTCGCTGTTCCGCCCCGGGCCCATGGGCTCAGGCATGGTCAAGCCGTACCTGGAACGCCGTCACGGCTATGAGGATGTGAGCTACCCGCACCCTCATCTGGCCGAGATCCTCGATGAGACCTACGGAGTGGTGGTCTTCCACGAACAGGTGCTGCGGATCTTCGACACGATGACCGACTGCGGACTGGACGTGGCCGATGAACTGCGCCGCGCGATGAGCAAGGACAAGTCTGGCCCGGTGGAGGTCTTCTTCCGCGAGGAGACGGCCAAGCGCGGCTACTCCGCGGCAGTGATCGACCGGGTCTGGGAGATCCTGCTCAGCTTCGGCAGCTTCGGCTTCTGCAAGGCCCACGGAGCCGCCTTCGCCGTGCCCACCTATCAGTCCGCGTGGCTGAAGACCCATCACCCCGCGCACTTCTTGTGCGGGCTCTTCGAACATGACCCGGGCATGTACCCGCTGCGCCTGCTGGTCTCCGAGGCGCGCCGGCTGGGCATCCCGCTGCTGCCGATGGACGTCAACCGCTCCACCAGCAGCTATCACGTGGAGGCCACCTCCGTGGCGGGACTGCCGGTGTGGGGCATCCGGATGTCGCTGAACGGGCTGAAGGGGATCTCCAAGACCGAGCTGCGCCGCATCGAGGCGGAGCAGCCCTTCTCCTCGCTGGCGGATCTGCGGGACCGGTCCCGACTGAAGCGCTCCACGCTGCGGGACCTGGTCAAGGTCGGCGCCCTGGACTGTCTGCTGCCCGAGGGGCGCAAGGGGCGCAAGGACCTGATCCAGTGGGTGGAGTCCACCAACCTCGAGTACGGCAGAAAGCCCCCGACCCGCCAGGTTCAGGGCCAGCTGTCCCTGCCCCTCGGGGATGTGGAGATCGCCAATATGCCCACCGGCGCGGGGGAGCTTCAGGCCCGCGAGATCATCACCACCGAGCTGGACCTGACCTCGCTGGACACCAGCGGCCACGTCATGGAGGTCCACCGGCCGGTCCTGGAGGCCGCAGGGGCCACCTTCGCCGAGCAGCTGCTCTCGCTGCGCAACGGTGCCACCGTGCGGGTGGCGGGCATCCGGGTGGCCACCCAGACCCCGCCGATGTCCTCGGGCAAACGGGTGGTGTTCATCACGCTCGATGACGGCACCGGATGCGTGGATCTGAGCTTCTTCGAAGAGGCCCAGTACAACACCGGGGAATGTCTCTTCGCGGCGAAGATGCTCATGGCCGAGGGCACCATCCGGCGCACCGGCCCTCGGGCGGTCACCGTGCAGGCGACGCGAGCCTGGGATCTGCGCGGAGAGACGGTGCCGGGGCAGCTTCCCGCTGCAGCAGGCTCTGTTTGA